A window of Ignavibacteriales bacterium contains these coding sequences:
- a CDS encoding TolC family protein, which translates to MILNLEEENVSVAKENLDLAFEELKIGTFSPLEFREVQKSYTAAQSRLSTARYAAKMNEKNLLLKKVCQAHVVRSCFFLAN; encoded by the coding sequence ATGATCTTAAATTTAGAAGAAGAGAATGTTTCGGTTGCAAAAGAAAATCTTGATCTTGCATTTGAGGAATTAAAAATCGGTACCTTTTCCCCGCTTGAATTCCGCGAAGTACAAAAGAGTTACACTGCAGCACAAAGCAGACTTTCAACCGCTCGTTACGCCGCGAAGATGAATGAAAAAAATTTGCTGTTGAAGAAAGTTTGTCAGGCCCATGTTGTGCGTTCGTGCTTCTTTTTAGCTAATTAG
- a CDS encoding potassium channel family protein yields the protein MKRSFPKEFFSLLSAAWNLLIFYLILICGGAFVFHIEGLKNSNGSFGDCLYTAFTTSFTIGYGDMTPSGTLGRVTAIVLAIVGMMFVGIIIGASVKALERCK from the coding sequence ATGAAAAGATCATTTCCAAAAGAATTTTTTTCACTTCTTTCTGCCGCATGGAATCTTCTTATCTTTTATTTAATACTAATATGCGGCGGGGCCTTCGTTTTTCATATTGAGGGATTAAAAAACAGTAACGGCTCTTTTGGCGATTGCCTCTACACTGCTTTTACTACTTCCTTTACTATCGGCTATGGCGATATGACGCCGAGCGGAACACTGGGAAGAGTTACTGCAATAGTCTTGGCAATCGTCGGAATGATGTTTGTCGGAATTATTATTGGCGCGTCAGTTAAAGCACTTGAGAGATGTAAATAA